One Microbacterium trichothecenolyticum DNA window includes the following coding sequences:
- a CDS encoding cytochrome C5 gives MTESVLNDLLRRVTDSGLLDDPTIDEDSVVGVGHLDAAGVEVEVDLDPEIDDEDEPDLDAILANLKDVLSVSEERWRAIVEEVASDIEDALDDDELDADVDLRTDLEAIGVGVFADAIIVVFAGETSFPDALVHVQLTPELEVEDIEIIGDEDEDDDED, from the coding sequence ATGACTGAGTCCGTGCTGAACGATCTCCTGCGCCGCGTGACCGACAGCGGCCTTCTCGACGACCCCACCATCGACGAGGACAGCGTCGTCGGCGTGGGCCACCTGGATGCCGCCGGCGTCGAGGTCGAGGTCGACCTCGACCCTGAGATCGACGACGAGGATGAGCCCGACCTCGACGCCATCCTCGCCAACCTGAAGGACGTGCTGTCGGTCAGCGAAGAGCGCTGGCGAGCGATCGTCGAAGAGGTCGCGAGCGACATCGAGGACGCGCTCGACGACGACGAGCTCGACGCCGACGTGGATCTGCGCACCGACCTCGAGGCCATCGGTGTGGGCGTCTTCGCGGACGCCATCATTGTCGTGTTCGCCGGCGAGACGTCGTTCCCCGACGCGCTCGTGCACGTGCAGCTCACTCCCGAGCTCGAGGTCGAGGACATCGAGATCATCGGCGATGAGGACGAAGACGACGACGAGGACTGA